Proteins from a genomic interval of Mycolicibacterium grossiae:
- a CDS encoding type 1 glutamine amidotransferase encodes MAPTVLFLRNEHIATEAMLGEAFAECGFDVATFDVVPAGHADAPDLDVTFPDPRAYDVLVPLGASWPVYGGALRWVDAEMAMMRDAAAAGVATLGVCFGGQLLAQAFGGTVSRSPAPEIGWYEVASADEDLVPGGRWFQWHFDRWTVPPGATEIARTADASQAFVLGRTLALQFHPELDEAVLETWLAADRDGDVVGLGLSADELRAATTELTPDAALRIRRLVRGFTRRLVRSAVPELM; translated from the coding sequence GTGGCACCGACCGTCCTGTTCCTGCGCAACGAGCACATCGCCACCGAGGCCATGCTCGGCGAGGCCTTCGCCGAGTGCGGTTTCGACGTGGCGACCTTCGACGTCGTCCCGGCCGGGCACGCCGACGCACCCGACCTCGACGTGACCTTTCCCGACCCGCGCGCCTACGACGTCCTCGTCCCGCTCGGCGCGAGCTGGCCGGTGTACGGCGGCGCGCTGCGCTGGGTGGACGCCGAGATGGCGATGATGCGCGACGCCGCGGCCGCGGGCGTGGCGACGCTGGGCGTCTGCTTCGGCGGTCAACTGCTCGCGCAGGCGTTCGGTGGCACGGTGTCGCGCTCCCCCGCCCCGGAAATCGGCTGGTACGAGGTGGCGTCAGCCGACGAGGACCTGGTCCCGGGCGGCCGCTGGTTCCAATGGCACTTCGACCGGTGGACGGTGCCGCCCGGCGCGACGGAGATCGCGCGCACGGCCGACGCATCGCAGGCCTTCGTGCTGGGCCGCACGCTGGCGCTGCAGTTCCACCCCGAACTCGACGAGGCGGTGCTGGAGACGTGGCTGGCAGCCGACCGCGACGGCGACGTCGTCGGCCTAGGGTTGAGCGCCGACGAACTACGCGCTGCGACAACGGAACTGACGCCGGACGCCGCCCTGCGGATCCGGCGCCTGGTCCGCGGGTTCACCCGGCGGCTGGTGCGCTCAGCCGTGCCCGAGCTGATGTGA
- a CDS encoding TIGR01777 family oxidoreductase translates to MGIEYESIVDHPLDEVFAWHTRPGAMRRLVPPWQPMRVVAETESLADGRAILGLPAGLRWVAQHVADAYDPPHRFVDELSSDGLRSLPPRVIGWWRHTHDFADGPTAGTTRVHDHVDTTVPGAGLRPTFVYRHRQLADDLAAHRDARDAGAAPMTVAVTGSSGLVGTALCALLSTGGHRVVRLVRGVPRDGERRWDPARPADDLLAGVDAVVHLAGESIAGRFTEAHRRAVRDSRIAPTHELAALAARTPDGPATFVSASAIGFYGYDRGDVSLTEDATRGDGFLADVVADWEAATAPAVDAGLRVVTVRTGIVQAADGGTLKLLRPLFAAGLGGRLGSGRQWLSWIGIDDLLDVYYRALYDQRLSGPVNAVAPHPVRNAEYTEALASVLHRPALLPVPSVGPRLLLGEQGVRELAEANQRVVAAKLAAVGHRFRHPEVSAALSHQLGHG, encoded by the coding sequence GTGGGCATCGAATACGAGAGCATCGTCGACCATCCGCTGGACGAGGTCTTCGCCTGGCACACCCGGCCGGGCGCGATGCGGCGGCTGGTGCCGCCGTGGCAGCCGATGCGGGTGGTCGCGGAGACCGAATCGCTCGCCGACGGGCGGGCCATCCTCGGGCTGCCTGCCGGTCTGCGCTGGGTGGCGCAGCACGTCGCCGACGCCTACGACCCGCCGCACCGCTTCGTCGACGAGCTGTCCTCCGATGGCCTGCGGTCACTACCGCCGCGGGTGATCGGCTGGTGGCGGCACACCCACGACTTCGCCGACGGCCCGACCGCGGGGACCACCCGGGTGCACGACCACGTCGACACCACCGTGCCCGGCGCGGGCCTGCGGCCGACGTTCGTGTACCGGCACCGGCAGCTCGCCGACGACCTCGCCGCGCACCGCGACGCCCGCGACGCGGGGGCCGCGCCGATGACGGTAGCGGTGACCGGGTCGTCCGGCCTCGTCGGCACCGCGCTGTGCGCCCTGCTGAGCACCGGCGGCCACCGGGTGGTGCGTCTCGTCCGCGGCGTCCCCCGGGACGGTGAACGGCGCTGGGACCCGGCGCGGCCCGCCGACGACCTGCTCGCGGGCGTCGACGCGGTGGTGCACCTGGCCGGCGAGTCGATCGCGGGACGCTTCACGGAGGCGCACCGCCGCGCCGTGCGCGACAGCCGCATCGCCCCGACCCACGAGCTGGCCGCGCTGGCTGCCCGCACCCCCGACGGGCCGGCGACGTTCGTGAGCGCCTCGGCCATCGGCTTCTACGGCTACGACCGCGGTGACGTTTCGCTGACCGAGGACGCGACGCGCGGCGACGGGTTCCTCGCCGACGTCGTCGCCGACTGGGAGGCGGCCACGGCGCCGGCGGTCGACGCCGGGCTGCGCGTCGTCACCGTCCGTACCGGCATCGTCCAGGCCGCTGACGGCGGCACGCTCAAACTGCTGCGTCCGCTGTTCGCCGCCGGGCTCGGCGGACGGCTCGGCAGCGGCAGGCAGTGGCTGTCCTGGATCGGCATCGACGACCTGCTCGACGTGTACTACCGGGCGCTGTACGACCAGCGGCTGAGCGGACCGGTGAACGCCGTGGCGCCCCATCCCGTTCGCAACGCCGAGTACACCGAGGCGCTCGCGTCCGTGCTGCACCGTCCGGCGCTGCTGCCGGTGCCGAGCGTCGGCCCGCGGCTGCTGCTGGGCGAACAGGGGGTGCGCGAACTGGCCGAGGCCAATCAGCGGGTGGTCGCCGCCAAGCTGGCCGCGGTGGGCCACCGCTTTCGGCATCCCGAGGTCAGCGCGGCGCTCTCACATCAGCTCGGGCACGGCTGA
- a CDS encoding phosphoribosyltransferase yields the protein MARAATERPFRDRRDAGRTLARLLGAYRGRDVVVLALPRGGVPVGLEVALALDAPLDVFVVRKLGVPHRNELAMGAIASGGASVRNEELILGLGIDAAAFFTAVARESAELRRREQAYRGDRPPLDLSGRTAVLVDDGIATGATTRVALQAVRRRRPAGVVVAVPVAPATVVTALCADADDVVCAVTPPDFRAVGQVYADFRQVDDDEVRTALAAAPGGG from the coding sequence ATCGCACGCGCAGCCACCGAACGACCGTTCCGGGATCGCCGGGACGCCGGCAGGACGCTGGCCCGACTCCTGGGCGCATACCGCGGCCGCGACGTCGTCGTGCTGGCACTCCCCCGCGGCGGCGTGCCCGTCGGGCTCGAGGTGGCACTCGCCCTGGACGCGCCACTCGACGTCTTCGTCGTCCGCAAGCTCGGCGTGCCGCACCGCAACGAGCTGGCCATGGGGGCCATCGCCTCCGGCGGCGCGAGCGTCCGCAACGAGGAGCTGATCCTCGGCCTCGGGATCGACGCCGCGGCCTTCTTCACGGCCGTCGCGCGGGAATCGGCCGAACTTCGGCGTCGCGAGCAGGCCTACCGGGGTGACCGGCCACCGCTCGATCTGTCCGGCAGGACCGCGGTGCTGGTGGACGACGGCATCGCCACGGGCGCGACCACGAGGGTGGCGCTGCAGGCGGTACGACGTCGGCGTCCGGCGGGCGTCGTCGTGGCCGTGCCGGTGGCGCCGGCCACCGTCGTCACCGCGTTGTGCGCGGACGCCGACGACGTGGTGTGCGCGGTGACGCCGCCCGACTTCCGCGCCGTGGGTCAGGTGTACGCCGACTTCCGGCAGGTCGACGACGACGAGGTGCGGACCGCGTTGGCGGCCGCCCCGGGCGGCGGTTAG
- a CDS encoding ISNCY family transposase: MFRTVNDQPTLWDSILPAELLVLPVELGRVDALLDDPVFFTPFATYFDARIGRPSIPMETYLRLMFLKFRYRLGYESLCREVSDSISWQRFCRIPFGTRVPHPTTLMKITTRCGDDAVAGLNEALLAKAANAKLLRTDKVRADTTVIPAAVSYPTDSGLLAKAIGSMARSVARIKAAGGATRTASRDRRRSAGRRARSIAAKLKLRGEQQRDAAQAAVRRITGELAGIAEEAMREATAVIRNARRALRTVKGHRKGQLHRAINRLQTVVVTAERVVAQTRSRLAGVMPESATRVVSFHDVDARPIRKGRLGKPVEFGYKAQIVDNADGVILDHNVEVGNPADAPQLAPAIARVAARTGHAPRAVTADRGYGQASVEHDLHDLGVRAVAIPRTSKPSAARREFEHRRAFREKVKWRTGSEGRINHIKRSYGWNRTELTGLNGARTWCGHGVFAHNLVKIGTLAA, translated from the coding sequence GTGTTTCGTACTGTAAATGATCAGCCGACGTTGTGGGATTCAATCCTGCCGGCCGAGCTGTTGGTGTTGCCTGTGGAGCTGGGCCGAGTCGATGCACTACTCGACGATCCGGTCTTCTTCACACCATTCGCAACCTACTTCGATGCCAGGATCGGTCGGCCATCTATCCCGATGGAAACCTACCTGCGGTTGATGTTCCTGAAGTTCCGCTACAGGCTGGGCTATGAGTCGCTGTGCCGCGAGGTCTCGGATTCGATCTCCTGGCAGCGGTTTTGCCGGATTCCGTTCGGTACCCGGGTGCCGCATCCGACGACGTTGATGAAGATCACCACCCGCTGCGGCGACGACGCGGTCGCCGGGCTCAACGAAGCACTGCTGGCCAAAGCGGCCAACGCCAAGCTGCTGCGCACCGACAAGGTCCGGGCCGACACCACCGTCATCCCGGCCGCGGTGTCCTATCCGACCGACTCGGGTCTGCTGGCCAAAGCGATCGGCTCGATGGCCCGCAGTGTGGCGCGGATCAAGGCCGCTGGCGGTGCCACCCGGACTGCATCGCGAGATCGGCGACGTTCGGCCGGGCGCCGCGCCCGCTCCATCGCCGCGAAACTGAAACTACGCGGTGAACAGCAACGCGATGCGGCCCAGGCCGCGGTGCGCCGGATCACCGGGGAACTCGCGGGTATCGCCGAGGAGGCGATGCGCGAAGCCACCGCGGTGATCCGCAACGCCCGACGCGCGCTGCGCACGGTGAAGGGGCACCGCAAAGGGCAACTGCACCGGGCGATCAACCGTCTGCAGACCGTCGTGGTAACCGCGGAACGCGTTGTGGCCCAGACCCGTAGCCGCCTGGCCGGGGTGATGCCCGAGTCAGCGACCCGGGTGGTCAGCTTCCACGATGTCGATGCCCGCCCGATCCGCAAGGGACGCCTGGGCAAGCCCGTCGAGTTCGGCTACAAAGCGCAGATCGTCGACAACGCCGACGGGGTCATCCTCGATCACAACGTCGAGGTCGGAAACCCCGCGGACGCCCCGCAACTGGCCCCGGCGATCGCCCGAGTCGCCGCCCGCACCGGGCACGCTCCACGAGCGGTCACCGCCGACCGAGGCTACGGGCAGGCATCGGTGGAACACGACCTGCACGACCTCGGTGTCCGAGCCGTGGCGATCCCACGAACGAGTAAACCCAGCGCGGCACGCCGCGAGTTCGAACACCGCCGCGCCTTCCGGGAGAAGGTGAAATGGCGGACCGGATCAGAGGGCCGGATCAACCACATCAAACGCAGCTACGGCTGGAACCGCACCGAACTCACCGGCCTCAATGGAGCCCGAACCTGGTGCGGACACGGCGTCTTCGCCCACAATCTCGTCAAGATCGGTACCCTCGCCGCATAA
- the wag31 gene encoding DivIVA-like cell division protein Wag31, whose protein sequence is MPLTPADVHNVAFSKPPIGKRGYNEDEVDAFLDLVENELSRLIEENADLRQRVGELDSELASARAGGGGQAAQPVQSYQPEPEPEPTPQPVYEPPAPTPAPTQSSNEDAAMRAAKVLSLAQDTADRLTSTAKAESDKMLSDARAQADLLVSEARQTAETTVADAKQRSDAMLLDAQTRSETQLRQAQEKADALQADAERKHSEIMGTINQQRTVLEGRLEQLRTFEREYRTRLKTYLESQLEELGQRGSAAPVDSTAGNDGGGFNQFNRGNN, encoded by the coding sequence ATGCCGCTCACACCCGCCGACGTTCACAATGTCGCGTTCAGCAAGCCACCCATCGGCAAGCGCGGCTACAACGAAGACGAGGTCGACGCGTTCCTCGATCTGGTCGAGAACGAGCTGAGCCGGCTCATCGAGGAGAACGCCGACCTTCGCCAGCGCGTCGGCGAGCTGGACTCCGAACTCGCGTCGGCGCGTGCCGGCGGTGGCGGCCAGGCCGCGCAGCCGGTGCAGAGCTACCAGCCCGAGCCTGAGCCCGAGCCCACCCCGCAGCCCGTCTACGAGCCGCCGGCGCCGACCCCCGCGCCGACGCAGTCGTCGAACGAGGACGCCGCCATGCGCGCGGCCAAGGTGCTGAGCCTCGCCCAGGACACCGCCGACCGGCTCACCAGTACCGCCAAGGCGGAGTCCGACAAGATGCTGTCGGACGCCCGCGCCCAGGCCGACCTGCTGGTCAGCGAGGCGCGCCAGACCGCCGAGACGACGGTGGCCGACGCCAAGCAGCGCTCCGACGCGATGCTGCTCGACGCGCAGACCCGGTCGGAGACGCAGCTGCGTCAGGCGCAGGAGAAGGCCGACGCCCTGCAGGCCGACGCCGAGCGCAAGCACTCCGAGATCATGGGCACCATCAACCAGCAGCGCACGGTGCTGGAGGGTCGCCTCGAGCAGCTCCGCACCTTCGAGCGCGAGTACCGCACCCGTCTGAAGACCTACCTCGAGTCGCAGCTGGAGGAACTCGGGCAGCGCGGCTCGGCCGCGCCGGTCGACTCCACCGCCGGCAACGACGGCGGCGGCTTCAACCAGTTCAACCGGGGCAACAACTAG
- a CDS encoding YggT family protein, producing MALFFEILGFALFVFWLLLIARVVVEFIRSFSRDWRPTGLTVVILEVIMTVTDPPVKLLRRLIPQLTIGAVRFDLSIMVLLLVAFIGMQLAFGAAA from the coding sequence TTGGCGTTGTTCTTCGAGATCCTGGGCTTTGCGCTGTTCGTCTTCTGGCTCCTGCTCATCGCCAGGGTCGTGGTGGAGTTCATCCGGTCGTTCAGCCGGGACTGGCGTCCCACGGGTCTGACCGTGGTGATCCTGGAGGTGATCATGACGGTCACCGATCCGCCGGTGAAGCTGCTGCGTCGCCTGATTCCGCAGCTCACGATAGGTGCGGTGCGGTTCGACCTCTCCATCATGGTGTTGCTGCTGGTGGCCTTCATCGGGATGCAACTGGCCTTCGGTGCGGCGGCCTGA
- a CDS encoding cell division protein SepF has translation MSTLHKVKAYFGMAPMDDYEDEYYEDEDRPARPYARRPREERFEEDSYGRMESRGYEERVAAREFEREFGREMEPVPAGYRGGYADEPAFRGGPRREFERPRFNTLRGATRGAVAMEPRRMAELFEAGSPLAKITTLRPKDYSEARTIGERFRDGTPVIMDLVSMPNADAKRLVDFAAGLAFALRGSFDKVATKVFLLSPADVDVSAEERRRIAEAGFYSYQ, from the coding sequence ATGAGCACTCTGCACAAGGTCAAGGCCTACTTCGGTATGGCGCCCATGGACGACTACGAGGACGAGTACTACGAGGACGAGGACCGCCCGGCCCGCCCGTACGCCCGCCGGCCCCGCGAGGAGCGCTTCGAGGAGGACTCCTACGGGCGCATGGAGAGCCGCGGTTACGAAGAGCGCGTCGCCGCACGGGAATTCGAGCGTGAGTTCGGTCGCGAGATGGAACCCGTGCCGGCCGGCTACCGCGGCGGCTACGCCGATGAGCCCGCGTTCCGCGGCGGACCGCGGCGCGAGTTCGAACGGCCGCGCTTCAACACGCTGCGCGGTGCCACCCGCGGCGCGGTCGCCATGGAGCCGCGCCGGATGGCCGAGCTGTTCGAGGCCGGCAGCCCGCTGGCGAAGATCACCACGCTGCGGCCCAAGGACTACAGCGAAGCTCGCACCATCGGCGAGCGCTTCCGCGACGGCACCCCGGTGATCATGGATCTGGTGTCGATGCCGAACGCCGACGCCAAGCGGCTCGTCGACTTCGCGGCCGGCCTCGCGTTCGCCCTGCGCGGCTCGTTCGACAAGGTGGCGACCAAGGTGTTCCTGCTGTCGCCGGCGGACGTCGACGTCAGCGCCGAGGAGCGCCGCCGCATCGCCGAGGCCGGGTTCTACAGCTACCAGTGA
- a CDS encoding YggS family pyridoxal phosphate-dependent enzyme, with the protein MADSRRPASRADDLGAALATLRTRLDRAVEAAGRVAGEVELLPVTKFFPASDVVALHGLGCEAFGESREQEASRKIAEVADELPDAALRWHMVGRIQRNKAKAVAAWAHTAHSVDGIALIQALGRGAVAALEGGGRSAPLRVFVQLSLDGDPERSGVDVREPALVDDVCAAAAGTDGLELAGLMAIPPLGADADEAFARLAAERDRLQVGSARRLGLSAGMSGDLEAAVRHGSTCVRVGTALMGPRPLTSP; encoded by the coding sequence ATGGCCGATTCCCGACGGCCGGCGTCCCGCGCGGACGATCTCGGTGCGGCCCTCGCCACGCTGCGCACGCGCCTTGACCGCGCCGTCGAGGCCGCCGGACGGGTCGCCGGCGAGGTGGAGCTGCTGCCGGTCACCAAGTTCTTCCCCGCCTCCGACGTCGTCGCCCTGCACGGCCTCGGCTGCGAGGCCTTCGGGGAGTCGCGCGAACAGGAGGCGTCCCGCAAGATCGCCGAGGTGGCCGACGAGCTGCCCGACGCCGCGCTGCGCTGGCACATGGTCGGCCGGATCCAGCGCAACAAGGCCAAGGCCGTCGCGGCATGGGCCCACACCGCGCACTCGGTCGACGGCATCGCACTGATCCAGGCGCTCGGCCGCGGTGCGGTCGCCGCGCTCGAGGGCGGCGGCCGCTCGGCGCCGCTGCGGGTGTTCGTGCAGCTGAGCCTCGACGGCGACCCGGAGCGCAGTGGCGTCGACGTGCGCGAGCCTGCCCTGGTCGACGACGTCTGCGCAGCCGCCGCGGGCACCGACGGGCTCGAGCTCGCAGGGCTGATGGCCATTCCGCCGTTGGGCGCCGACGCCGACGAGGCCTTCGCGCGGCTGGCCGCGGAGCGCGACCGGTTGCAGGTGGGGAGTGCGCGGCGCCTCGGTCTGTCGGCGGGGATGTCCGGTGACCTCGAGGCGGCGGTGCGACACGGCTCGACGTGTGTGCGTGTCGGAACCGCGCTCATGGGACCTCGACCGCTAACGTCACCCTGA
- the pgeF gene encoding peptidoglycan editing factor PgeF: MSVRIRRVTTTRAGGVSAPPFDTFNLGDHVGDDAAAVAANRARLAAATGLGDDGVRWMNQVHSSRVVTVDGPGPTVDAADALVTTTPRLALAVVTADCVPVLLADARAGVVGAVHAGRVGAQHGVVVNTVAEMERQGARVEHVSAFLGPAVSGANYEVPEAMAAEVEAALPGSRTRTARGTAGLDLRAGLVRQLRGLGVTAIDVDPRCTVADRALFSHRRGAPTGRLASLVWME; the protein is encoded by the coding sequence GTGAGCGTTCGCATTCGCCGGGTCACCACGACCCGGGCGGGTGGGGTCTCGGCCCCGCCCTTCGACACCTTCAACCTCGGCGACCACGTCGGTGACGACGCCGCCGCGGTCGCGGCCAACCGCGCGCGGCTGGCGGCGGCCACCGGTCTCGGCGACGACGGCGTGCGCTGGATGAACCAGGTGCACTCCAGCCGCGTCGTCACCGTCGACGGTCCGGGTCCCACGGTCGACGCGGCCGACGCGCTGGTCACCACCACGCCGCGGCTGGCGCTGGCCGTGGTGACCGCCGACTGCGTGCCGGTGCTGCTGGCCGATGCACGCGCCGGCGTGGTCGGGGCCGTGCACGCCGGCCGGGTCGGCGCGCAGCACGGCGTCGTGGTCAACACCGTCGCGGAGATGGAACGCCAGGGCGCCCGCGTCGAGCACGTCTCGGCGTTCCTGGGCCCCGCGGTCAGCGGCGCCAACTACGAGGTGCCCGAGGCGATGGCCGCCGAGGTGGAGGCCGCGCTGCCCGGCAGCCGGACCAGGACCGCCCGCGGCACCGCCGGCCTCGACCTGCGTGCCGGGCTGGTGCGGCAGCTGCGCGGGCTCGGGGTGACGGCCATCGACGTCGACCCGCGCTGCACGGTGGCCGATCGCGCGCTGTTCAGCCACCGCCGCGGGGCGCCCACGGGCCGGCTCGCGTCGCTGGTCTGGATGGAGTGA
- the ftsZ gene encoding cell division protein FtsZ has product MTPPHNYLAVIKVVGIGGGGVNAVNRMIEQGLKGVEFIAINTDAQALLMSDADVKLDVGRDSTRGLGAGADPEVGRKAAEDAKDDIEELLRGADMVFVTAGEGGGTGTGGAPVVATIARKLGALTVGVVTRPFSFEGKRRSNQAENGITALRESCDTLIVIPNDRLLQMGDAAVSLMDAFRSADEVLLNGVQGITDLITTPGLINVDFADVKGVMSGAGTALMGIGSARGDGRALKAAEIAINSPLLEASMEGAQGVLLSVAGGSDLGLFEINEAASLVQDAAHQDANIIFGTVIDDSLGDEVRVTVIAAGFDAAGPRTKPAAAPTAGQAIAPGRAGKVASPFETADPADVPLHTNGATVSIGGGGDDDDDVDVPPFMRH; this is encoded by the coding sequence ATGACGCCCCCGCACAACTATCTCGCCGTCATCAAGGTCGTCGGCATCGGTGGCGGCGGCGTGAATGCCGTCAACCGGATGATCGAACAGGGCCTCAAGGGCGTCGAGTTCATCGCGATCAACACCGACGCGCAGGCACTGCTGATGAGCGACGCCGACGTCAAGCTCGACGTGGGCCGCGACTCCACCCGCGGTCTCGGCGCCGGCGCGGACCCCGAGGTGGGCCGCAAGGCCGCCGAGGACGCCAAGGACGACATCGAGGAGCTGCTGCGCGGCGCCGACATGGTGTTCGTCACCGCCGGCGAGGGCGGCGGCACCGGCACCGGCGGCGCGCCCGTGGTGGCGACCATCGCCCGCAAGCTGGGCGCACTCACCGTGGGCGTCGTGACCCGGCCGTTCTCGTTCGAGGGCAAGCGCCGGTCCAACCAGGCCGAGAACGGCATCACCGCGCTGCGCGAGAGCTGCGACACCCTCATCGTGATCCCCAACGACCGGCTGCTGCAGATGGGCGACGCCGCCGTCTCGCTGATGGACGCGTTCCGCAGCGCCGACGAGGTGCTGCTCAACGGCGTGCAGGGCATCACCGACCTGATCACCACGCCCGGTCTCATCAACGTCGACTTCGCCGACGTCAAGGGCGTGATGAGCGGTGCGGGCACGGCCCTGATGGGCATCGGCTCGGCGCGCGGTGACGGCCGGGCGCTCAAGGCCGCCGAGATCGCGATCAACTCGCCGCTGCTGGAGGCCTCGATGGAGGGCGCCCAGGGCGTGCTGCTGTCGGTGGCCGGCGGCAGCGACCTCGGCCTCTTCGAGATCAACGAGGCCGCGTCGCTGGTGCAGGACGCCGCCCACCAGGACGCCAACATCATCTTCGGCACGGTGATCGACGATTCGCTCGGCGACGAGGTGCGCGTCACGGTCATCGCGGCGGGCTTCGACGCCGCCGGTCCGCGCACGAAGCCGGCGGCCGCGCCGACCGCCGGCCAGGCGATCGCGCCGGGTCGCGCGGGCAAGGTGGCCTCGCCGTTCGAGACGGCCGATCCGGCCGACGTGCCGCTGCACACCAACGGCGCGACCGTCAGCATCGGCGGGGGCGGCGACGATGACGACGACGTCGACGTGCCGCCCTTCATGCGGCACTGA
- a CDS encoding cell division protein FtsQ/DivIB: protein MTGPDPDRPDGDRPHGDSPDGDRPDDAAAATEPTVPDPAPAGDEGDDAHAGDGAADGDDDFEGPRRRARREREERRAAQARAVAIENARREAKRRAVGKSPEQPKRPARGLIRGLKALLWSALISVLAVGTGLLLYFTPIMAARSIVITGLVVVTQEEVEQAAAVAPDTPLLQIDTDAVAERVATIRRVASARVQREYPSTLRITVTERVPVAVKDYPDGPHLFDRDGVDFATDAPPPGLPYLDADAPGPNDAPTRAALEVLLALRPEVAGQVSRIAAPSVASITLKLWDGRDVIWGTTDRTEEKALKLGALLTQPGRTYDVSSPDLPTVK from the coding sequence ATGACCGGCCCGGACCCCGACCGACCGGACGGCGACCGACCACACGGTGACTCACCGGACGGTGATCGACCGGACGACGCCGCCGCGGCCACCGAGCCCACGGTGCCGGATCCCGCGCCTGCCGGCGACGAGGGCGACGACGCACACGCGGGAGACGGCGCGGCAGATGGGGACGACGACTTCGAGGGACCCCGGCGGCGCGCGCGGCGGGAGCGCGAGGAGCGCCGTGCCGCGCAGGCGCGGGCCGTCGCGATCGAGAACGCGCGGCGCGAGGCGAAGCGCCGCGCGGTCGGCAAGTCCCCGGAGCAGCCGAAACGCCCCGCGCGCGGCCTGATTCGCGGCCTCAAGGCCCTGTTGTGGTCGGCGCTGATCAGCGTCCTGGCCGTGGGCACCGGGCTCCTGCTGTACTTCACGCCGATCATGGCCGCGCGGTCGATCGTCATCACCGGCCTGGTCGTCGTCACGCAGGAGGAGGTCGAGCAGGCCGCCGCGGTGGCCCCCGACACGCCGCTGCTGCAGATCGACACCGACGCGGTCGCCGAGCGGGTCGCGACGATCCGGCGCGTCGCGAGCGCCCGGGTGCAGCGCGAGTACCCGTCGACGCTGCGCATCACCGTCACCGAACGGGTGCCGGTGGCGGTCAAGGACTATCCCGACGGCCCGCACCTGTTCGACCGCGACGGCGTCGACTTCGCCACCGACGCGCCACCGCCGGGCCTGCCATACCTCGACGCGGACGCGCCCGGCCCGAACGACGCCCCGACCAGGGCCGCACTCGAGGTGCTGCTGGCGCTGCGACCCGAGGTGGCCGGGCAGGTCAGCCGGATCGCGGCGCCGTCGGTGGCGTCGATCACGCTCAAGCTGTGGGACGGCCGCGACGTGATCTGGGGGACCACCGACCGGACCGAGGAGAAGGCCCTGAAGCTCGGTGCGCTGCTCACGCAGCCGGGCCGGACCTATGACGTGTCGAGCCCGGATCTGCCCACCGTCAAGTGA